A window of the Acanthochromis polyacanthus isolate Apoly-LR-REF ecotype Palm Island chromosome 10, KAUST_Apoly_ChrSc, whole genome shotgun sequence genome harbors these coding sequences:
- the LOC127535802 gene encoding protocadherin alpha-8-like, translated as MNATDRDEETNGEVEYSFGKTLRRKVYDIFELDKLTGEIIVKGMVDFEENDLYELDVEASDKGTPPLTGECRVIIKVIDVNDNPPEIQVTSLSNTVSEDSKPGTVISLLSVKDKDSGVNGKIISIIINEVPFELKPSYKENTYSIVTKGFLDREQVSHYEITIKATDCGEPPLSTFKTLNIQISDVNDNSPQFSQNSLQFYLLENNVAGASIFSVSATDKDFNDNAAISYHIVRDGNQNGIMSFLNVNSENGHITALKSFDFETLKTFQFKVVATDSGAPSLSTNVTVNVFILDQNDNAPVILYPLSSNGSAEGVEEIPRNVNAGHLVTKVRAYDADIGYNGWLLFSLQELTDHSLFALDRYTGQIRTLRSFTETDEAEHKLVILVKDNGNVSLSATATVIVKLVEPKEAFAASDVKSAAKVDEDDNVTFYLMITLGSVSVLFLISIIILIAMQCSKSTDYTSKYLQETNYDGTLCHSIQYRSGDKRYMLVGPRMSIGSTIVPGSHANTLVLPDRRRASEETD; from the exons ATGAATGCGACTGATCGAGATGAGGAAACTAATGGAGAAGTAGAATACAGCTTTGGAAAAACTCTGAGGCGGAAAGTTTATGATATTTTTGAACTGGACAAATTAACAGGAGAAATTATAGTAAAGGGAATGGTGGACTTTGAGGAAAACGACTTATATGAACTGGACGTTGAGGCATCAGATAAAGGAACACCTCCATTAACGGGTGAATGTAGAGTAATTATAAAAGTTATAGATGTTAACGATAATCCACCAGAAATACAAGTGACATCACTGTCAAATACAGTGTCTGAAGACTCTAAGCCTGGAACAGTTATTTCATTACTTAGTGTGAAAGACAAAGATTCTGGAGTCAATGGAAAAATAATCTCAATCATAATCAATGAAGTGCCTTTTGAGTTGAAGCCATCatataaagaaaacacataTTCAATTGTCACTAAAGGATTTTTGGATCGAGAGCAGGTGTCTCATTATGAAATAACAATTAAAGCCACAGACTGTGGTGAGCCTCCTTTGTCTACATTTAAAACTCTCAACATTCAAATTTCAGATGTAAATGACAACAGTCCACAATTCTCACAAAACTCACTGCAGTTTTACCTGCTAGAAAATAATGTTGCTGGAGCTTCAATATTCTCTGTAAGTGCAACAGACAAAGATTTTAATGACAATGCAGCTATTTCATATCATATTGTGAGAGACGGGAACCAAAATGGCATAATGTCGTTTCTAAATGTCAATTCAGAAAACGGACATATCACAGCACTGAAAAGTTTTGACtttgaaacactgaaaactttCCAGTTCAAAGTTGTTGCCACAGATTCTGGAGCTCCGTCTCTCAGCACCAATGTCACAGTCAACGTGTTCATTCTGGATCAGAACGACAACGCTCCAGTCATCCTGTATCCACTCAGCTCCAATGGATCTgctgaag gtgtggaggagattCCCAGAAATGTCAACGCAGGACACTTGGTCACCAAAGTCAGAGCCTATGACGCTGATATAGGATATAACGGCTGGCTGCTCTTCTCACTGCAGGAACTCACTGACCACAGTCTCTTTGCTTTGGACCGATATACAGGACAGATCAGAACACTTCGCTCATTCACAGAGACAGACGAGGCTGAACACAAACTGGTCATACTGGTCAAAGACAACGGAAACGTTTCACTCTCAGCAACAGCTACTGTCATTGTCAAACTTGTGGAGCCCAAAGAGGCTTTTGCAGCGTCTGATGTCAAAAGTGCAGCAAAAGTAGATGAGGATGacaatgtgacattttatctGATGATAACTTTGGGATCagtttctgtgctttttctcatcagcatcatcattcTGATTGCAATGCAGTGCTCCAAATCCACAGACTATACTTCCAAATATCTACAAGAGACTAATTATGATGGGACACTGTGTCACAGCATCCAGTACAGATCTGGAGACAAACGCTACATGTTAGTTGGACCCAGAATGAGTATCGGATCTACTATAGTTCCTGGAAGTCATGCAAATACTCTCGTGCTTCCTGACAGGAGGAGGGCATCTGAAGAG acagactga
- the LOC127535801 gene encoding protocadherin alpha-6-like has protein sequence MGTHITPRKMDCSWFAVTLLFFIGREALAQIRYSVPEEVQEGTVVGNVAKDLGLDVASLTDRRFRVVTESKNAIFEVNQNNGALYVSSHIDREELCEGSGACLVELKILVENPLEIHYVVVEITDVNDHSPSFPENEQRFEIGEQTLPGRRFQLHTAHDPDAGINSIRTYTLTSNEHFEINLRQSDAGKIPFLVLKKPLDREQKNKHTLLVTAVDGGKPPRSGTLNVSIIVLDTNDNRPIFSQEIYQISIKENIPVGTSVFKMNATDRDEETNGEVEYSFGKTLRRKVYDIFELDKLTGEIIVKGMVDFEENDLYELDVEASDKGTPPLTGECRVIIKIIDVNDNPPEIQVTSLSNTVSEDSKPGTVISLLSVKDKDSGVNGKIISIIINEVPFELKSSYKENTYSIVTKGFLDREQVSHYEITIKATDCDSGDPSLSTNVTVNVFILDQNDNAPVILYPLSSNGSSEGTH, from the exons ATGGGGACACACATTACACCTCGGAAAATGGACTGCTCGTGGTTTGCTGTGACTCTGCTGTTTTTTATTGGAAGAGAGGCTCTGGCTCAGATACGGTACTCTGTTCCAGAGGAGGTACAAGAAGGAACTGTGGTTGGAAATGTTGCCAAGGATCTTGGCCTTGACGTCGCTTCTTTGACGGATCGACGTTTCCGTGTTGTGACTGAAAGTAAGAACGCAATTTTTGAGGTAAATCAGAATAATGGGGCATTGTACGTCAGCAGTCATATTGACAGAGAGGAGCTCTGTGAGGGCAGCGGTGCTTGTCTGGTGGAGCTAAAGATCCTTGTGGAAAATCCGTTGGAAATACATTATGTGGTGGTAGAAATTACTGATGTCAATGACCACTCTCCTAGTTTTCCTGAAAACGAACAGAGATTTGAAATCGGGGAACAAACACTACCAGGAAGGCGATTCCAGTTGCACACTGCTCACGATCCCGATGCAGGAATTAATTCTATTCGTACATACACGTTAACGTCAAATGAACACTTTGAAATAAATCTCCGTCAAAGTGACGCGGGAAAGATACCATTTTTAGTGCTGAAGAAACCGTTAGATagagaacaaaagaacaaacacacGCTGCTGGTTACAGCAGTCGATGGAGGTAAACCTCCCAGATCAGGAACACTGAATGTGTCTATTATTGTTCTTGATACTAATGATAATCGCCCAATATTTAGTCAGGAGATTTATCAAATctcaataaaagaaaacattcctgTTGGCACTTCAGTGTTTAAAATGAATGCGACTGATCGAGATGAGGAAACTAATGGAGAAGTAGAATACAGCTTTGGAAAAACTCTGAGGCGAAAAGTATATGATATTTTTGAACTGGACAAATTAACAGGAGAAATTATAGTAAAGGGAATGGTGGACTTTGAGGAAAACGACTTATATGAACTGGACGTTGAGGCATCAGATAAAGGAACACCTCCATTAACGGGTGAATGTAGAGTAATTATAAAAATTATAGATGTTAACGATAATCCACCAGAAATACAAGTGACATCACTGTCAAATACAGTGTCTGAAGACTCTAAGCCTGGAACAGTTATTTCATTACTTAGTGTGAAAGACAAAGATTCTGGAGTCAATGGAAAAATAATCTCAATCATAATCAATGAAGTGCCTTTTGAGTTGAAGTCATCatataaagaaaacacataTTCAATTGTCACTAAAGGATTTTTGGATCGAGAGCAGGTGTCTCATTATGAAATAACAATTAAAGCCACAGACTGCG ATTCTGGAGATCCGTCTCTCAGCACCAACGTCACAGTCAACGTGTTCATTCTGGATCAGAACGACAACGCTCCAGTCATCCTGTATCCACTCAGCTCCAACGGATCTtctgaag GAACTCACTGA
- the LOC110969008 gene encoding protocadherin alpha-8-like: protein MGKEKRRHSRDYCSVFYLAVLLICGKQSVAELRYSIPEETKEGTAVGNVAKDLGLDKSSLIDRRFRVVSGSKDVFFELNPDNGVLQVREKIDREELCQGSGACTMELKILVENPLEIHYVVVEITDVNDHSPSFSEKEQMFQIFEHTPPGTRFELHAARDLDAGINSIRTYTITSNDHFDIDISPSDEDKMPFLVLKKSLDREKKNKHLLFVTAVDGGKPPRSGTLNVSIIVLDVNDNRPTFSQDTYQTEIFENVSVDTTVTRVHARDPDEGINGEIEYSFSKTLARKVYEIFELDRLSGQIKLKGQLDFEESEIYKLDVQASDKGMPPLIGRCRVIIKIKDVNDNAPEIEVTSLSNTVSEESKPGTVISLISVTDKDSGINGKIISRISEDVPFELKPSYKENTYSLVTKGFLDREDVSRYEITIKASDCGDPPLSTFKTLSIQISDVNDNSPQFSQSPLYFYLLENNVAGETVFSVSATDKDVNENAAISYHLVREASQNDILSFLNVNPENGHITALKIFDFETLKTFQFQVVATDSGAPSLSTNVTVNVFILDQNDNAPVILYPLSSNGSAEGVEEIPRNVNAGHLVTKVRAYDADIGYNGWLLFSLQELTDHSLFALDRYTGQIRTLRSFTETDEAEHKLVILVKDNGNVSLSATATVIVKLVEPKEAFAASDVKSAAKVDEDDNVTFYLMITLASVSVLFLISIIVLIAMQCSKSTDYTSKYLQETNYDGTLCHSIQYRSGDKRYMLVGPRMSIGSTIVPGSHANTLVLPDRRRASEEVRSTI from the exons ATGGGGAAGGAAAAACGACGTCACTCGAGGGACTATTGTTCCGTTTTTTATTTGGCCGTACTGCTGATTTGCGGGAAGCAGTCTGTGGCTGAATTGAGGTACTCGATCCCAGAAGAGACGAAAGAAGGGACAGCTGTTGGGAATGTTGCAAAGGACCTCGGTTTGGACAAAAGCTCTTTGATTGATCGACGGTTCCGTGTTGTGTCGGGATCTAAGGACGTATTTTTCGAGTTAAATCCCGACAATGGAGTCTTACAGGTCCGGGAAAAAATCGACAGAGAGGAGCTGTGTCAGGGAAGCGGTGCATGCACGATGGAGCTAAAAATTCTGGTAGAAAACCCGTTAGAAATACACTATGTAGTTGTAGAAATTACAGATGTAAACGATCATTCTCCCAGTTTTTCTGAAAAGGAACAGATGTTTCAGATATTTGAACATACACCTCCGGGTACAAGATTTGAACTGCACGCAGCCCGTGATTTGGATGCTGGAATAAACTCCATCCGCACATATACAATAACGTCAAACGATCACTTTGATATCGATATTAGTCCAAGTGATGAGgacaaaatgccatttttagTGCTAAAGAAGTCCttagacagagagaaaaagaataAACATCTGCTATTTGTAACAGCAGTTGATGGAGGTAAACCTCCAAGATCAGGGACACTGAACGTTTCTATTATTGTTCTTGATGTTAATGATAATCGTCCGACGTTTAGCCAAGATACTTATCAAAcagaaatatttgaaaatgtctCGGTAGATACAACTGTGACAAGAGTGCACGCAAGAGACCCAGATGAAGGGATTAATGGGGAAATAGAGTACAGCTTCAGCAAAACATTAGCACGGAAAGTATACGAGATATTTGAATTAGATCGCCTAAGTGGACAAATTAAATTGAAAGGACAGCTGGATTTTGAGGAATCAGAAATTTATAAACTTGACGTGCAGGCCTCTGACAAAGGAATGCCTCCATTAATAGGAAGGTGCAGAGTAATCATAAAGATAAAAGATGTTAATGACAATGCACCAGAAATAGAAGTCACATCCTTGTCAAATACAGTGTCTGAAGAATCAAAACCAGGAACAGTTATTTCACTGATCAGTGTAACAGATAAAGACTCTGGTATTAATGGTAAAATAATTTCACGTATAAGTGAGGACGTTCCATTCGAACTAAAACCTTCCTATAAGGAAAACACCTATTCACTTGTCACAAAGGGGTTTCTGGATCGAGAAGACGTGTCTCGCTATGAAATTACAATAAAAGCTAGTGACTGCGGTGACCCTCCCTTATCTACGTTTAAAACTCTCAGCATTCAGATATCAGATGTAAATGACAACAGTCCACAGTTTTCCCAAAGCCCGTTATACTTTTACCTGCTAGAAAATAATGTTGCAGGGGAGACAGTGTTCTCTGTCAGTGCAACAGATAAAGATGTGAATGAAAATGCAGCTATTTCATATCATCTTGTGAGAGAAGCGAGCCAAAATGACATATTGTCCTTCCTAAATGTAAATCCAGAAAATGGACACATCACAGCACTAAAGATTTTTGATTTTGAAACGCTGAAAACTTTCCAATTCCAAGTTGTTGCCACAGATTCTGGAGCTCCGTCTCTCAGCACCAACGTCACAGTCAACGTGTTCATTCTGGATCAGAACGACAACGCTCCAGTCATCCTGTATCCACTCAGCTCCAACGGATCTgctgaag gtgtggaggagattCCCCGAAATGTCAACGCAGGACACTTGGTCACCAAAGTCAGAGCCTATGACGCTGATATAGGATATAACGGCTGGTTGCTATTCTCACTGCAGGAACTCACTGACCACAGTCTCTTTGCTTTGGACCGATATACAGGACAAATCAGAACACTTCGCTCATTCACAGAGACAGACGAGGCTGAACACAAACTGGTCATACTGGTCAAAGACAATGGAAACGTTTCCCTCTCAGCAACAGCTACTGTCATTGTCAAACTTGTGGAGCCCAAAGAGGCTTTTGCAGCATCTGATGTCAAAAGTGCAGCAAAAGTAGATGAGGATgataatgtgacattttatctGATGATAACTTTGGCATCAGTTTCTGTACTTTTTCTCATCAGCATCATCGTTCTGATTGCAATGCAGTGCTCCAAATCCACAGACTATACTTCCAAATATCTGCAAGAGACTAATTATGATGGGACACTGTGTCACAGCATCCAGTACAGATCTGGAGACAAACGCTACATGTTAGTTGGACCCAGAATGAGTATAGGATCTACTATAGTTCCTGGAAGTCATGCAAATACACTGGTGCTACCTGACAGGAGGAGGGCATCTGAAGAGGTAAGATCCACAATTTAA
- the LOC127535730 gene encoding protocadherin alpha-3-like has translation MGTERQSGRRNCFWFALHLALLFIGKRASAEIRYSAAEEVKEGTVVGNVAKDLGLDIVSLSGRRFRVVSESKNELFDVNQDNGALYVRQKIDREELCQGSGTCLMELKIIVENPLEIHYVVVEITDVNDHSPNFPEKHQTFEIAEHTLPGRRFQLHTARDPDAGINSIRTYTLTSNEHFEIDIRQSDEDKIPFLVLKKLLDREQQDKHSLLVTAVDGGKPPRSGTLNVSVIVLDINDNRPTFSQEIYTVEIQENAPVGTSILRMNATDPDEGTNSEVEYSLGKTLKKNVYDIFELDKLTGEIRVKGAVDYEENDVHKLDIEASDKATPPLAGECRLIIKIKDINDNPPEIEITSLSNTVSEDSKPGTMISLIRVRDKDSGVNGKIISSITSDVPFELKPSYKENTYSIVTKGFLDREQVSHYEITIKATDCGEPPLSTLKTLSIQISDVNDNSPQFSQNSLQFYLLENNVAGASIFSVSATDKDLNDNAAISYHIVREGSQNDIMSFLNVNSENGHITALKSFDFETLKTFQFKVVATDSGDPSLSTNVTVNVFILDQNDNAPVILYPLSSNGSAEGVEEIPRNVNAGHLVTKVRAYDADIGYNGWLLFSLQELTDHSLFALDRYTGQIRTLRSFTETDEAEHKLVILVKDNGNVSLSATATVIVKLVEPKEAFAASDVKSAAKVDEDDNVTFYLMITLGSVSVLFLISIIVLIAMQCSKSTDYTSKYLQETNYDGTLCHSIQYRSGDKRYMLVGPRMSIGSTIVPGSHANTLVLPDRRRASEEVRH, from the exons ATGGGGACCGAAAGACAAAGTGGACGAAGGAATTGCTTCTGGTTTGCTCTTCATTTGGCTTTACTGTTTATCGGAAAACGGGCCTCGGCAGAAATAAGATACTCTGCCGCAGAAGAAGTGAAAGAAGGGACTGTTGTTGGAAATGTTGCCAAGGATCTTGGGCTTGATATCGTCTCTTTGTCTGGTCGACGGTTCCGTGTTGTGTCTGAATCTAAGAATGAACTGTTTGATGTAAACCAGGACAATGGGGCTCTATATGTCCGTCAGAAAATCGACAGAGAGGAGCTGTGTCAGGGAAGTGGTACATGCCTAATGGAGCTCAAGATCATAGTGGAAAACCCTTTGGAAATACATTATGTGGTGGTAGAGATTACCGATGTGAATGATCATTCCCCGAATTTTCCTGAGAAACACCAGACGTTTGAAATAGCCGAGCATACGCTGCCAGGGAGGCGATTCCAGCTACACACTGCTCGTGATCCAGATGCTGGAATTAACTCTATTCGTACGTACACGTTAACgtcaaatgaacattttgaaatAGATATTCGTCAAAGCGATGAGGATAAAATACCTTTCTTAGTGCTGAAGAAATTGTTGGACAGAGAACAACAAGACAAGCATTCACTCCTGGTTACAGCAGTTGATGGAGGTAAACCTCCCAGATCAGGAACACTAAATGTTTCTGTTATTGTTCTTGACATTAATGATAACCGTCCAACATTTAGTCAGGAGATTTATACAGTTGAAATACAAGAAAATGCTCCTGTAGGCACTTCAATATTAAGAATGAATGCGACAGATCCAGATGAAGGAACCAACAGTGAAGTTGAATACAGTCTTGGAAAAACTCTGAAGAAGAATGTCTACGACATTTTTGAACTGGACAAATTAACAGGAGAGATTAGAGTAAAAGGAGCAGTGGACTATGAAGAAAATGACGTTCATAAACTGGATATTGAGGCATCTGATAAAGCAACACCTCCATTAGCCGGTGAGTGTAGACTCATTATCAAGATTAAAGACATCAATGATAACCCTCCAGAAATAGAAATCACATCACTGTCAAATACAGTATCTGAAGACTCAAAGCCTGGCACGATGATTTCTCTCATCAGGGTACGAGATAAAGATTCTGGAGTCAATGGAAAAATTATTTCGAGCATAACCTCGGATGTGCCTTTTGAGTTGAAGCCATCatataaagaaaacacataTTCAATTGTCACTAAAGGCTTTTTGGATCGAGAGCAGGTGTCTCATTATGAAATAACAATTAAAGCCACAGACTGTGGTGAACCTCCTTTGTCTACTTTGAAAACTCTCAGCATTCAAATATCAGATGTAAATGACAACAGTCCACAATTCTCACAAAACTCACTGCAGTTTTACCTGTTAGAAAATAATGTTGCTGGAGCTTCAATATTCTCTGTCAGTGCAACAGATAAAGATTTAAATGACAATGCAGCTATTTCATATCATATTGTGAGAGAAGGGAGCCAAAATGACATAATGTCGTTTCTAAATGTCAATTCAGAAAACGGACATATCACAGCACTGAAAAGTTTTGACTTTGAAACGCTGAAAACTTTCCAGTTCAAAGTTGTTGCCACAGATTCTGGAGATCCATCTCTCAGCACCAACGTCACAGTCAACGTGTTCATCCTGGATCAGAACGACAACGCTCCAGTCATCCTGTATCCACTCAGCTCCAACGGATCTgctgaag gtgtggaggagattCCCCGCAATGTCAACGCAGGACACTTGGTCACCAAAGTCAGAGCCTATGACGCTGATATAGGATATAACGGCTGGTTGCTATTCTCACTGCAGGAACTCACTGACCACAGTCTCTTTGCTTTGGACCGATATACAGGACAGATCAGAACACTTCGCTCATTCACAGAGACAGACGAGGCTGAACACAAACTGGTCATACTGGTCAAAGACAATGGAAACGTTTCACTCTCAGCAACAGCTACTGTCATTGTCAAACTTGTGGAGCCCAAAGAGGCTTTTGCAGCATCTGATGTCAAAAGTGCAGCAAAAGTTGATGAAGATGacaatgtgacattttatttgATGATAACTTTGGGATCAGTTTCTGTACTGTTTCTCATCAGCATCATCGTGCTGATTGCAATGCAGTGCTCCAAATCCACAGACTATACTTCCAAATATCTGCAAGAGACTAATTATGATGGGACACTATGTCACAGCATCCAGTACAGATCTGGAGACAAACGCTACATGTTAGTTGGACCCAGAATGAGTATAGGATCTACTATAGTTCCTGGCAGTCATGCAAACACTCTAGTGCTACCTGACAGGAGGAGGGCATCTGAAGAGGTAAGGCATTGA